One Deltaproteobacteria bacterium genomic region harbors:
- a CDS encoding glutamyl-tRNA reductase — translation MREVILVGANYRTAPLEIRERISFPEEGLDRYLKALQDLFSLAEGLILSTCNRVEIYAATRAPERGVKEIKGFLAHQHHLPLSEFEGALYVLQGEEVVRHIFRVASSLDSMVVGEPQILGQIKEAYRMAHAARTTGTLLNKLLHRAFSVAKRVRTETSLGNRAVSVSFVAVELTKKIFGHLEGREVLIIGAGEMCELAAQHLARGGVKRVIVANRTWERAMELAERFHGDAIPFPEFPNSLLRVDIVISSTGSPDYILQKEEVSKIIRERKNRPLFFIDIAVPRDIDPQVNSIDNVYLYDIDDLQEVAEANIKDRQQEAQRAEEIVTTEVEKFCCWYQSLDVVPTIVSLKEKIEEIRRRELGKTLSSFPQISEKERKALEALTAAIVKKILHDPITLLKKTGQDSEGELYVDVVKKLFKLDEE, via the coding sequence ATGAGGGAGGTCATACTGGTCGGAGCCAACTACCGTACGGCCCCCCTGGAGATCAGGGAGAGGATCTCCTTTCCCGAGGAGGGCCTGGATCGATACCTGAAGGCGCTTCAGGATCTTTTCAGCCTTGCCGAGGGGTTGATCCTTTCCACCTGCAACCGCGTGGAGATCTATGCAGCGACCAGGGCTCCGGAGCGGGGGGTCAAGGAGATCAAGGGATTTCTTGCCCATCAGCACCATCTCCCCCTGTCGGAGTTCGAGGGCGCCCTCTATGTCCTCCAAGGCGAGGAGGTGGTAAGACACATCTTTCGGGTGGCCTCTAGCCTCGACTCCATGGTGGTGGGTGAACCCCAGATATTGGGACAGATAAAGGAGGCCTATCGAATGGCCCACGCCGCCAGGACCACCGGTACCCTGTTGAACAAGTTGCTTCATAGGGCCTTCTCCGTGGCCAAGAGGGTGAGGACCGAGACCAGCCTCGGGAACCGGGCGGTATCGGTAAGCTTTGTCGCCGTGGAGTTGACTAAAAAGATCTTTGGCCACCTGGAGGGGAGAGAGGTCTTGATCATCGGGGCGGGGGAGATGTGCGAACTGGCCGCCCAACACCTGGCCCGAGGGGGTGTAAAGAGGGTCATCGTGGCCAACCGGACCTGGGAGAGGGCCATGGAATTGGCTGAAAGGTTCCACGGTGACGCAATCCCCTTTCCAGAGTTCCCCAACTCCCTCTTGCGGGTGGACATCGTCATTAGTTCCACAGGTTCGCCGGACTATATCTTGCAGAAGGAAGAGGTCTCCAAGATCATCAGGGAGAGGAAGAATAGACCCCTTTTTTTCATCGATATCGCCGTGCCCAGGGACATCGACCCGCAGGTGAACTCCATCGATAACGTCTACCTCTATGACATCGATGACCTGCAGGAGGTGGCTGAGGCGAACATCAAGGATCGCCAACAAGAGGCTCAAAGGGCCGAAGAGATCGTGACCACGGAGGTGGAGAAATTCTGCTGCTGGTATCAATCCCTGGATGTGGTCCCAACCATCGTCTCGTTAAAGGAGAAAATTGAGGAGATAAGGAGGAGGGAGTTGGGGAAGACCCTTTCCTCCTTCCCCCAGATCTCAGAAAAAGAGAGAAAGGCCCTGGAGGCCCTCACCGCTGCTATCGTCAAAAAGATCCTTCACGACCCCATCACCCTACTGAAGAAGACAGGTCAGGACTCCGAAGGGGAGTTATATGTGGACGTGGTGAAGAAACTCTTCAAATTGGACGAGGAATAG